The window GAATCCCCAGAACGACTGCCGTCATCGCTGCGATATCAGCGAGCAACAGCGGCAGCTGGGTGAAGCCGCTCGCAACCCAGCGAGCGCCCATAGCAGCTACGTACACCACGCCACCGCTGAACACGAGCAGGCCCGCAGTTGCGCCGTGCTCCAGCCGTACTTGCTTGACCATCCAGTTAGTCACAGGGTCCGTTGGCGCCCGAATCGGGTCGCTGCTCACGGTCGCGAACACACCGAAAGCAGCAATTTGCGCTCCGACCAGCGTCAGGAGACTCCCACCGACCATCGAATGCGCGCCGAAGTTGGTAGTCCCAACTGGCATACCCGAAAGACTCAGCCCCATCAGCAGAACGCCGAGTCCCATCATCACCATCCCTGGCACCGAGAACAGATACCCGGGTGCGTTCAGCAGCATGAATCGGACGTGGCGCCAGCCATCCTGGAAACTGTCCAGCGTAGCCTCGCCCTCCCGCTCGTGGTAGACGATTGGCCGCTCCGCAATCGTCAGGTCACGAGCGCCCGCTTCCATGATCATCTCACTGGCGAACTCCATCCCGGTCGTCTTCAGGTCGAGTTCGTCGAGCACGTCACGTCGGAACACGCGGAAGCCACTGTGGGCGTCTGATACGCCCGCATCGTAGAACACGTTGAGGAACTTCGTCAGCAGCGGGTTCCCGATGTGCTCGTGGAGGGGCGGCATCGCCCCGTCCCTGATCTCTCCTTCGAGACGACTCCCCATGCACATGTCCGCCTCGCCGTTCCGAACCGGTTCGAGGAGCCGCGGGATCTCTTCGAAGTCGTACGTCGTGTCGGCGTCGCCGATGATGATATACTCCCCCCGAGCATGTTCGAACGCGTACCGATACGCGTAGCCGTAGCCCGGCTTGTCCGGCTCGACGACGATGGCGCCCATTTCCCGGGCGATCTCGGGTGTCTGGTCGGTCGAACTGTCACTGATGATGACTTCGCCCGGAAGCTCCAGCTCGGCGAGTGCGTTCTGCACTCGCTCGATACATTCGCCGATACCTTCCTCCTCGTTCAGCGTCGGAATGACGACGCTGATCACCGGCTCCGTCTCGCTGTCGGCCTGAACGAGGCCAATCACTCCGGATGCAGAACTCGCGTTCCCGTTAGTTCTAGAAGGTTCCGCCGCTCCGTTTCCCCCCGATCCCACTACTTGCCGTGACTCACTTGTCATTTTTCCCCCGTGTTAACGTGACTCCGCCGCTCAGCGTCCCACCGCACTCCGCACAGACAAGATCTCCATCCACCGTCTGCACACCAGGAGCATTGCACGGGATACACTTGACAGCGGCATTTCGCACTCGCCGTGGATACCGTCCCATCGTGGTATTTTATCCTCTGCTCGCCCCCCCAAATAGGTATCGACACCCTTGGCTGGTTAAAAATCCGTAATATCGCCTGAGTGCT of the Haloglomus salinum genome contains:
- a CDS encoding glycosyltransferase family 2 protein translates to MIGLVQADSETEPVISVVIPTLNEEEGIGECIERVQNALAELELPGEVIISDSSTDQTPEIAREMGAIVVEPDKPGYGYAYRYAFEHARGEYIIIGDADTTYDFEEIPRLLEPVRNGEADMCMGSRLEGEIRDGAMPPLHEHIGNPLLTKFLNVFYDAGVSDAHSGFRVFRRDVLDELDLKTTGMEFASEMIMEAGARDLTIAERPIVYHEREGEATLDSFQDGWRHVRFMLLNAPGYLFSVPGMVMMGLGVLLMGLSLSGMPVGTTNFGAHSMVGGSLLTLVGAQIAAFGVFATVSSDPIRAPTDPVTNWMVKQVRLEHGATAGLLVFSGGVVYVAAMGARWVASGFTQLPLLLADIAAMTAVVLGIQIVFSAFFMSAVAE